The Sulfurospirillum deleyianum DSM 6946 nucleotide sequence GACTCCATAACGGTTTTAGTAAGCGCATCAAAAGCAGGACTCACATCCATTTCTTCGATGATAGGTGTTAAATTAAGACCTTTTTCCTCTTTGGCAAAAAAGCTATCCAATTGCTCTTTGGTGAAGAATTGTGTCATCATTAAATTTTTAATGGACGTTTTAAAGGCTTCAAAACGAAGCTCAATCACTCCACTTCCATAGAAAAAAGGGACTTTTTCAAAGAGCATATGAATGGCAATTTGATTGGTGATGGCTCCTGAGAGCGCAAACAAGCCTGCTAGTAAACACCATTTGGCGTAGGGTTCTGGCAGGGCAAATGACAATAGTGTTATGACTATGCTTATTAAATTGGTTAACCAACTTTTATCGAGTATCATCTCTTCTCCTTGTAAAAAATTGCGCCATTATACTGTGGCATGTTTTAACTGACGTTTATTGAGCTTCGCAACACCCTCTTTTTGCTCTTCACGAGGGGTATAGTTTTCCCGTAAAAAGGAGGGCATTTTACGCCCACGAACGGTCATAATATCTTCAATCAAAAGCGCTTTTATCTCCTCTTCCTCATGCCCTAAAACTTCACAGAGGTATCGAAATATTAGCTGAGCTAAGCGGTCGAGTGAAATTTGCCATGTAGACTCTGTTTGGCTATAAAGCCATTCGCTAAAGGCATAAAATCCCGCGTAAACTTTGCCCTCTTTCCATAAAAGTGCGGCACTTCTTTTAAAATTTCCACTGTTGTAGACCATATCCCAAAAGCGTGCAAAGCGTTTCATTTTTTGCATCTGCGCAAATGAAATCAAATCATTTTGCAAAATATCATACGGCGGTTTGTCCGAATAGACCATGCCATAGATTTCATCGTGACGTGAGAGGGTGGTGCCTGAGAGCTTTTTTAAAATGCCAATTTGAATCTCGCACTGGGTGAGCGAATAGAGCATGTCCAAATTGCGCCCAAACCCTTCTAAACTCTCCCCTGGTAAGCCAATAATTAAGTCTACATGTAAATGCGCATGGGTCTGTTGCTGCAAAAATGCAAGGTTATCCTCAATTTTTGGAAGATTCAAACGCCTGTGAATATTTTTAGAAATGAGTGGGTCTAGCGTTTGAATGCCTACTTCTAACTGAAGTGCCGCAGGTGGAAATAAAGCTATTTTTTCTCTTAGTTTTTGGGGGAAATGATCTGGAATCACCTCAAAATGGACAAAATATTCCTCCTCTTTTTCCAAAAAAAAGTCTAAAAGTTTGGTGGCGTTTTCAATGCTTAAATTAAAGGTTCTATCAATAAATTTAAAATTTCTAACCCCTCGGTGCCACAGCTTTTCAAGCTCACCGATAAAACGTCCTATCTCAATATCTCGTACTTTTTTCTCCGCTGAAGAGAGACAAAACTCACAGGTAAAGGGACATCCACGGCTCGCTTCCACGTAACAGTAGCGGTTTTTAATGTCATGA carries:
- a CDS encoding B12-binding domain-containing radical SAM protein, with translation MKEILLTTFNARYTHTSIAQRYLFANLEELQEKAHILEFVINGSVADAAEEILRYNPKIVGIGAYIWNALEVHELLEILKKVAPSVIIILGGPEASHFPHRVDFEKADYIIQGEGDVAFYALCKAILSDNALSEKVIKAPMVDMSTIKLPYDYYTDHDIKNRYCYVEASRGCPFTCEFCLSSAEKKVRDIEIGRFIGELEKLWHRGVRNFKFIDRTFNLSIENATKLLDFFLEKEEEYFVHFEVIPDHFPQKLREKIALFPPAALQLEVGIQTLDPLISKNIHRRLNLPKIEDNLAFLQQQTHAHLHVDLIIGLPGESLEGFGRNLDMLYSLTQCEIQIGILKKLSGTTLSRHDEIYGMVYSDKPPYDILQNDLISFAQMQKMKRFARFWDMVYNSGNFKRSAALLWKEGKVYAGFYAFSEWLYSQTESTWQISLDRLAQLIFRYLCEVLGHEEEEIKALLIEDIMTVRGRKMPSFLRENYTPREEQKEGVAKLNKRQLKHATV